A stretch of Fusarium poae strain DAOMC 252244 chromosome 2, whole genome shotgun sequence DNA encodes these proteins:
- the GAR1 gene encoding H/ACA snoRNP pseudouridylase subunit encodes MAPSTFKLNTGQEIPAVGLGTWQSPAGEVEKAVTYALKDGYKLIDCAYCYGNEEEVGAGLKAAFEAGVKREDIFVVTKAWATYNTRVELALDKSLKALGLDYVDLFLVHWPLLLNPEGNDDKFPKKPDGSRDVIRDYNHVDGWKLMEKLPATGKTKAVGVCNYSKRYLEELLPHATIVPAVNQIENHPELPQQEIVDFCKEKGIHIEAYSPLGSTGGPVMSAEPVVKIAEKKGVSASTVLLSYHVARGSTVLAKSVTPERITANKTIVDLDDEDMKALNDYSAELQKNNQVKRYVYPPFGIDFGFPDKS; translated from the exons CTGTCGGACTTG GTACTTGGCAGTCCCCTGCtggcgaggttgagaaggcCGTTACATATGCTCTTAAGGACGGCTACAAGCTTATCGACTGCGCCTACTGTTATGGGAACGAAGAGGAGGTCGGCGCTGGTCTCAAGGCTGCCTTTGAAGCTGGTGTCAAGCGCGAGGACATCTTTGTCGTTACCAAAGCCTGGGCTACCTATAACACCCGTGTCGAGCTGGCTCTCGACAAGAGCTTGAAGGCCCTCGGCCTTGACTACGTTGACCTTTTCCTAGTA CACTGGCCTCTACTTCTCAACCCCGAGGGCAACGACGACAAGTTTCCCAAGAAGCCTGATGGTTCCCGAGATGTTATTCGAGACTACAATCACGTCGATGGCTGGAAGCTCATGGAGAAGCTCCCCGCTACAGGCAAGACAAAGGCTGTCGGTGTTTGTAAC TACAGCAAGAGGTACCTCGAGGAGCTTCTGCCTCATGCGACCATCGTACCCGCTGTTAACCAGATTGAAAATCACCCTGAGCTTCCCCAGCAAGAAATAGTTGACTTCTGCAAGGAAAAGGGCATCCATATTGAGGCTTACAGTCCTCTTGGCAGCACAGGCGGTCCCGTCATGAGCGCCGAGCCCGTTGTCAAGATTGCCGAGAAGAAGGGTGTTTCTGCCTCTACTGTTCTCCTCAGCTACCACG TCGCTCGCGGCAGCACCGTTCTCGCCAAGTCGGTCACCCCTGAGCGCATCACCGCTAACAAGACCATCGTCGACCTCGATGACGAAGACATGAAGGCTCTTAACGACTACTCTGCCGAACTTCAGAAAaacaaccaagtaaagcGATATGTCTACCCTCCTTTCGGTATCGACTTCGGCTTTCCCGACAAGTCGTGA